In Drosophila subpulchrella strain 33 F10 #4 breed RU33 chromosome 3R, RU_Dsub_v1.1 Primary Assembly, whole genome shotgun sequence, the following are encoded in one genomic region:
- the LOC119563247 gene encoding NAD-dependent protein deacetylase Sirt2 — protein sequence MGDSEKKVEKPTTTASNSSSSDEEEGKDPTMDVIRRFFANTLNLGGSTDAKTDLKVEKVIPDLSFEGFAEHWRKHGFRKIVTMVGAGISTSAGIPDFRSPGSGLYSNLKKYKLPHPTAIFDLDYFEKNPAPFFALAKELYPGSFIPTPAHYFVRLLHDKGLLQRHYTQNIDTLDRLTGLPEEKIIEAHGSFHTNHCIKCRREYDMAWMKAEIFADRLPKCKQCKGVVKPDIVFFGENLPERFYTSPDEDFQDCDLLIIMGTSLEVQPFASLVQRPGPRCLRLLINRDAVGQASFVPWMDPHERSLLFDRPNNTRDVAYLGDCDAGVMALAKALGWEDELHQLITSETEKLNAGQESDEQDKEKPHSDPVDQASGCQAKKDASL from the exons ATGGGTGACAGCGAGAAAAAGGTGGAGAAACCGACGACGACGGCCTCGAATTCCTCATCCAGTGACGAAGAGGAGGGCAAAG ACCCCACAATGGATGTGATTCGTCGCTTCTTTGCAAACACTCTGAATCTGGGTGGCTCCACGGACGCAAAGACAGACCTCAAAGTGGAGAAG GTAATACCAGACTTGTCGTTCGAGGGCTTTGCCGAGCATTGGCGAAAGCATGGCTTCAGAAAGATTGTGACCATGGTGGGAGCCGGCATATCCACAT CTGCTGGCATCCCGGACTTTCGGTCGCCGGGTTCCGGGCTATATAGCAACCTAAAGAAGTACAAGCTCCCCCATCCCACGGCCATTTTTGATCTGGATTACTTTGAAAAGAACCCTGCTCCGTTCTTTGCCCTCGCGAAGGAGCTGTACCCGGGCTCCTTTATTCCCACGCCGGCCCACTACTTTGTCCGTTTGCTGCACGACAAGGGTCTGCTGCAGCGACACTACACCCAGAACATAGACACCTTGGATCGTCTTACGGGTCTGCCCGAGGAGAAGATCATCGAGGCACACGGCAGCTTCCACACCAACCATTGCATAAAGTGCCGCAGGGAGTACGACATGGCTTGGATGAAGGCGGAGATATTTGCCGATCGTCTGCCCAAGTGCAAGCAATGCAAGGGCGTTGTCAAGCCGGACATTGTCTTCTTTGGCGAGAACTTGCCGGAGAGGTTTTACACCAGTCCCGATGAGGATTTCCAGGACTGCGATCTTTTGATTATAATGGGCACCTCGCTGGAGGTGCAGCCGTTTGCTTCTCTCGTCCAAAGACCGGGACCACGTTGCCTGCGCCTACTGATCAATCGCGATGCAGTGGGTCAGGCCAGCTTCGTACCCTGGATGGATCCCCATGAGCGGTCGCTGCTTTTCGATAGGCCCAACAACACGAGGGATGTGGCCTACTTGGGCGACTGCGATGCGGGTGTCATGGCTCTGGCCAAAGCTCTGGGCTGGGAGGATGAGCTGCATCAGCTCATTACCAGTGAAACGGAAAAGCTGAACGCCGGCCAGGAAAGCGATGAGCAGGACAAAGAAAAACCGCATTCGGACCCCGTTGATCAGGCTTCCGGCTGTCAGGCCAAAAAGGACGCTTCACTTTAG
- the LOC119556985 gene encoding zinc finger protein 501 isoform X2: MHLNHATAATAAMANYQHYQLPASHGGGGGGGGGGGANGGSGPGPNSGQQQATTVASLQQSHFALHQLTAVQAIQHPTHQAMLHPQHPLVHLLDISTTTANSGGGGGGNHTPISPMKQEVQSVISEEEVVVDDPRKKKQCHVCKNKFRQLTTLRNHMKIHTDERPYKCKHCDKAFRQISTLTNHVKIHTGEKPFTCNICAKDFRQQSTLINHIKTHKAAESSTPTSLLNYQPQTGSGKHRKSQMHQAYQQQHQRVQISKTLYSGSYSSPAAEELVKPFQCSVCKRRFPQLSTLHNHERTHIDPKPYKCETCDKSFSQLATLANHKKIHTGDKPYTCSYCHMQFRQQSTLTNHLKTHTHQIAPGGGGGGGGGGGAVTATAFI; the protein is encoded by the exons ATGCATCTGAACCATGCGACCGCCGCGACGGCAGCCATGGCCAACTATCAGCACTACCAGCTGCCAGCCTCGCATGGTGGCGGAGGAGGTGGCGGTGGTGGAGGTGGAGCCAATGGTGGATCTGGGCCCGGACCCAATTCCGGGCAGCAGCAGGCCACCACCGTGGCCAGCCTGCAGCAGAGCCACTTTGCCCTGCACCAACTGACCGCCGTGCAGGCCATCCAGCATCCCACCCACCAAGCCATGCTCCATCCACAGCACCCGCTGGTCCACCTGCTGGACATCTCCACCACCACGGCGAATagtggcggcggcggtggaggCAATCACACGCCCATTTCGCCCATGAAACAGGAGGTGCAGAGCGTCATCAGcgaggaggaggtggtggtggaCGATCCGCGCAAGAAGAAACAATGCCACGTGTGCAAGAACAAGTTCCGGCAGCTGACCACGTTACGCAACCACATGAAGATCCACACGGACGAGCGGCCCTACAAGTGCAAGCACTGTGACAAGGCCTTCCGCCAGATCTCGACGCTGACCAACCACGTGAAGATCCATACCGGCGAGAAGCCGTTCACCTGCAACATCTGCGCCAAGGACTTTCGCCAGCAGAGCACCTTGATCAATCACATCAAGACGCACAAGG CGGCGGAGTCCAGCACGCCGACGTCGCTGCTGAACTATCAGCCGCAGACGGGCAGCGGCAAGCACAGGAAGTCGCAGATGCACCAGGCctaccagcagcagcatcagcgcGTCCAAATCTCAAAGACCTTGTATTCCGGCAGCTACAGCTCGCCGGCGGCCGAGGAGCTGGTGAAGCCGTTCCAATGCAGCGTCTGCAAGCGGCGCTTCCCGCAGCTGAGCACGCTGCACAACCACGAGCGGACCCACATCGATCCCAAGCCGTACAAGTGCGAGACGTGCGACAAGTCCTTCAGTCAGCTAGCGACGCTGGCCAACCACAAGAAGATCCACACGGGCGACAAGCCGTACACGTGTTCCTACTGCCACATGCAGTTCCGCCAGCAGAGCACCCTCACCAACCACCTGAAGACGCACACGCACCAGATCGCTCCCGGGGGCGGgggtggaggaggaggcggcggAGGAGCCGTCACAGCCACAG cttttatttaa
- the LOC119556985 gene encoding zinc finger protein 271 isoform X1 translates to MHLNHATAATAAMANYQHYQLPASHGGGGGGGGGGGANGGSGPGPNSGQQQATTVASLQQSHFALHQLTAVQAIQHPTHQAMLHPQHPLVHLLDISTTTANSGGGGGGNHTPISPMKQEVQSVISEEEVVVDDPRKKKQCHVCKNKFRQLTTLRNHMKIHTDERPYKCKHCDKAFRQISTLTNHVKIHTGEKPFTCNICAKDFRQQSTLINHIKTHKAAESSTPTSLLNYQPQTGSGKHRKSQMHQAYQQQHQRVQISKTLYSGSYSSPAAEELVKPFQCSVCKRRFPQLSTLHNHERTHIDPKPYKCETCDKSFSQLATLANHKKIHTGDKPYTCSYCHMQFRQQSTLTNHLKTHTHQIAPGGGGGGGGGGGAVTATVDHSMPAPLAPGTQQLTSGLLPNNLHGSTPNIIQLDHHPLLHFLDGSTTVSSVVATAAANTKVEHFQPGGSPPGRMTVVGNINMLKGDNPDRPFGCSVCQRFFSQQSTLVNHIKTHTGEKPYKCKICEVNFRQVATLNNHMKIHTGEKPYNCSYCPKQFRQKSTLQNHLRVHTC, encoded by the exons ATGCATCTGAACCATGCGACCGCCGCGACGGCAGCCATGGCCAACTATCAGCACTACCAGCTGCCAGCCTCGCATGGTGGCGGAGGAGGTGGCGGTGGTGGAGGTGGAGCCAATGGTGGATCTGGGCCCGGACCCAATTCCGGGCAGCAGCAGGCCACCACCGTGGCCAGCCTGCAGCAGAGCCACTTTGCCCTGCACCAACTGACCGCCGTGCAGGCCATCCAGCATCCCACCCACCAAGCCATGCTCCATCCACAGCACCCGCTGGTCCACCTGCTGGACATCTCCACCACCACGGCGAATagtggcggcggcggtggaggCAATCACACGCCCATTTCGCCCATGAAACAGGAGGTGCAGAGCGTCATCAGcgaggaggaggtggtggtggaCGATCCGCGCAAGAAGAAACAATGCCACGTGTGCAAGAACAAGTTCCGGCAGCTGACCACGTTACGCAACCACATGAAGATCCACACGGACGAGCGGCCCTACAAGTGCAAGCACTGTGACAAGGCCTTCCGCCAGATCTCGACGCTGACCAACCACGTGAAGATCCATACCGGCGAGAAGCCGTTCACCTGCAACATCTGCGCCAAGGACTTTCGCCAGCAGAGCACCTTGATCAATCACATCAAGACGCACAAGG CGGCGGAGTCCAGCACGCCGACGTCGCTGCTGAACTATCAGCCGCAGACGGGCAGCGGCAAGCACAGGAAGTCGCAGATGCACCAGGCctaccagcagcagcatcagcgcGTCCAAATCTCAAAGACCTTGTATTCCGGCAGCTACAGCTCGCCGGCGGCCGAGGAGCTGGTGAAGCCGTTCCAATGCAGCGTCTGCAAGCGGCGCTTCCCGCAGCTGAGCACGCTGCACAACCACGAGCGGACCCACATCGATCCCAAGCCGTACAAGTGCGAGACGTGCGACAAGTCCTTCAGTCAGCTAGCGACGCTGGCCAACCACAAGAAGATCCACACGGGCGACAAGCCGTACACGTGTTCCTACTGCCACATGCAGTTCCGCCAGCAGAGCACCCTCACCAACCACCTGAAGACGCACACGCACCAGATCGCTCCCGGGGGCGGgggtggaggaggaggcggcggAGGAGCCGTCACAGCCACAG TGGATCACTCAATGCCCGCTCCCCTGGCGCCCGGGACGCAGCAGCTGACGAGTGGGCTGCTGCCGAACAACCTGCACGGCAGCACGCCGAACATCATCCAGCTGGACCACCATCCGCTCCTGCATTTCCTCGATGGCAGCACCACGGTCAGCTCGGTGGTGGCCACGGCGGCGGCCAACACCAAGGTGGAGCATTTCCAGCCGGGCGGGTCACCGCCGGGTCGCATGACCGTGGTGGGCAACATCAACATGCTGAAGGGCGACAATCCGGACCGGCCGTTTGGCTGCAGCGTGTGCCAGCGGTTCTTCTCGCAGCAGAGCACCTTGGTCAATCACATCAAGACGCACACCGGCGAGAAGCCGTACAAGTGCAAGATCTGCGAGGTCAACTTCCGGCAGGTGGCCACGCTCAACAACCACATGAAGATCCACACCGGCGAAAAGCCCTACAACTGTTCCTACTGCCCCAAACAGTTCCGGCAAAAGAGCACGCTGCAGAACCACCTGAGGGTGCACACCTGCTAG